The following proteins come from a genomic window of Companilactobacillus pabuli:
- a CDS encoding Cof-type HAD-IIB family hydrolase: MTIKLVATDMDGTFLTDEKTFDKSRFQKVYDYMLQNNVQFVSASGNQYDQLRNFFKDFPETLFVAENGALVGSHNEVFRSDVFSDDLKMRVIDLLNGLDEIQAVMCGEKSAYVLKSSTPEFIKISTFYFPTIKLVDDFKAVDDNVLKFSCNCPDDETELYMQKLADLIGPEVAIPSSGHGDIDVVRADVNKAYGLEYLSNKLNIKPEEMCAFGDGGNDLEMLRYVGHSVAMENGSPIVLKTAKYQTINNNQQGVIAHLEEIFGI; encoded by the coding sequence ATGACAATCAAATTAGTTGCAACCGATATGGATGGTACTTTTTTAACTGATGAAAAGACCTTCGATAAATCTAGATTTCAAAAAGTTTATGATTATATGCTCCAAAATAATGTTCAATTCGTTTCTGCCAGTGGAAATCAATATGATCAATTAAGAAATTTCTTCAAAGATTTTCCAGAAACTTTATTCGTGGCTGAGAATGGTGCATTGGTCGGTAGTCATAATGAAGTCTTTCGTTCCGACGTTTTCAGTGATGATTTGAAGATGCGCGTAATTGATCTCTTAAATGGTTTGGACGAAATTCAAGCAGTCATGTGTGGCGAAAAATCTGCTTATGTTTTAAAAAGCTCAACTCCTGAATTTATCAAAATTAGCACCTTCTACTTTCCAACGATTAAATTAGTCGACGACTTTAAAGCAGTTGATGATAATGTTTTGAAATTCTCTTGCAACTGTCCTGATGATGAAACAGAATTATACATGCAAAAATTGGCTGATCTAATCGGACCTGAAGTTGCCATTCCATCAAGTGGTCACGGTGATATTGATGTTGTAAGAGCTGATGTTAACAAAGCTTACGGTTTAGAATATTTATCGAATAAATTAAACATAAAGCCTGAAGAAATGTGTGCTTTCGGTGACGGTGGTAATGACTTGGAAATGCTACGATATGTCGGTCACAGCGTTGCAATGGAAAATGGTTCACCCATCGTTTTAAAAACAGCCAAGTATCAAACAATCAACAATAATCAACAAGGTGTTATTGCTCATTTAGAAGAAATTTTTGGTATATAA
- a CDS encoding Cof-type HAD-IIB family hydrolase, with the protein MIKLIAIDVDDTLLNSQNKITIQTKEALQKALQMGIKIVLCSGRPLAGVSPYLNELGISGDEQYVITYNGALVETVSGNIISKNTLDNDSYRKIVSYATINHMPYYVLDDESNVYTSDHDVNRFAIIQAWENSAGILIRTPDELDDDFEITKAAIVGEKEQLDQFEQPVKDQFSNDYYVVRAGGNFLEIMHQDVNKGSGLKKLAQALKIEPDEIMTLGDEQNDIPMFNFAGTAVAMGNGSDLAKSHADYVTDTNDNDGIAKILTKKIF; encoded by the coding sequence ATGATTAAATTAATCGCTATTGATGTAGATGACACACTTTTGAATTCACAAAATAAAATTACTATTCAAACGAAAGAAGCTTTACAAAAAGCTCTTCAAATGGGAATCAAAATTGTTCTTTGTTCTGGTCGACCCTTAGCTGGAGTGAGTCCTTATTTAAATGAATTAGGTATCAGTGGTGATGAACAGTACGTAATTACTTATAACGGTGCATTAGTTGAGACCGTTTCTGGCAATATCATTTCCAAAAACACTTTAGACAATGATAGTTATCGAAAAATCGTCAGTTATGCCACTATCAACCATATGCCATATTATGTTTTAGACGATGAAAGTAACGTCTACACTTCTGATCATGATGTTAATCGTTTTGCTATCATTCAAGCTTGGGAAAATAGCGCTGGAATTTTGATTCGTACTCCCGATGAATTGGACGACGATTTTGAAATAACAAAAGCTGCCATTGTTGGCGAAAAAGAGCAGCTCGATCAATTTGAACAACCAGTTAAAGATCAATTCTCAAATGACTATTACGTAGTTCGTGCTGGTGGTAATTTTTTGGAAATTATGCATCAAGATGTCAACAAGGGCAGCGGTCTGAAAAAATTGGCTCAAGCACTCAAAATAGAACCAGATGAGATCATGACTCTTGGTGATGAGCAAAACGATATTCCAATGTTCAATTTTGCTGGAACAGCTGTGGCTATGGGTAACGGTTCAGACCTCGCTAAATCCCATGCTGACTACGTTACTGATACCAATGATAATGATGGAATTGCCAAAATTTTAACCAAAAAAATCTTTTAA
- a CDS encoding sugar O-acetyltransferase, with amino-acid sequence MRSQKERMLSGDLYIADDPELAKDFHKAKRLLREYNQTTEYQEADRQAILKDLFKQSGKKIHIEPPFHTDYGCNTVIGENFYSNYDCIILDIANVKIGDNVMFGPRVGLYTAGHPIDAVIRNEHYEYGKPITIGNNVWVGGNVVFNPGVTVGDNVVIGSGSIVTKDIPSSVIAVGNPCKVLRKINDQDKKYWEMEKKRYFEQ; translated from the coding sequence ATGCGCTCACAAAAAGAAAGAATGTTATCTGGCGATTTATACATTGCTGATGATCCAGAGCTTGCTAAAGATTTTCATAAGGCTAAGAGATTGTTGCGTGAGTATAACCAAACGACCGAATATCAAGAAGCTGATAGACAAGCAATCTTAAAGGACCTTTTCAAGCAAAGTGGCAAAAAAATCCATATCGAACCCCCATTTCACACTGATTATGGGTGTAACACCGTTATAGGAGAGAATTTCTATAGCAATTATGACTGTATAATTCTAGATATTGCTAACGTCAAAATCGGCGACAATGTTATGTTTGGACCACGAGTGGGTCTTTACACAGCAGGGCATCCAATTGATGCAGTGATTCGTAATGAACATTATGAATATGGTAAACCAATAACGATTGGCAATAATGTTTGGGTTGGAGGAAATGTAGTCTTTAATCCAGGTGTCACGGTTGGCGATAATGTTGTAATTGGATCGGGATCCATTGTTACTAAGGATATTCCTAGTAGCGTTATAGCGGTTGGAAATCCTTGTAAAGTTTTACGTAAGATTAACGATCAAGATAAAAAGTATTGGGAAATGGAAAAGAAACGTTATTTTGAACAATAA
- a CDS encoding ABC transporter ATP-binding protein — MVEILRFKNYSFQYYNSQRLSLDKINFALNKGDFVVMIGETGSGKSTLLKQLLPIADGKSSGNIETELLRDTNHFAYVSQFVDNQLIMETPRDELKFILDNQGQSDNESSLRIAEIASFLGIINLLDEPVKNLSGGQKQLINLASALILKPQVLLLDEPTSQLDPIAAEKLLQMVHKVNVEFDMTIILVEHKLDQVIQYANRLVIMEASHLIVDQNINEALLTIFGNPRYRNYLTQADRLFLELHLPERVSLPLNNKKLGAIIHRHQTELKFRDSDVPIQSDNELFSVNRLNFRFNYNGNNIVDNVSFKLMKGLSYCVVGPNGMGKTTLLKVITQQLQKQSGQILFAGKKITKDFYRNVFVLPQDPATLFVKDTVVKELEFQIELSQSQQKVADVLEAFSLEGLENVSPYDLSGGQQEFLALALGFIKNPQILFLDEPTKGLDPNKRMELGRRLKDFQEKGGTVFVNSHDLLFAAQYFDQVALMFSGKLSEFNSPQMFFSHRFFYTTEINKALRDIFPKALTWKDIERFES; from the coding sequence ATGGTGGAAATATTACGTTTCAAAAACTACAGTTTCCAATACTACAACAGTCAAAGACTTTCGTTAGACAAGATTAATTTTGCGCTCAACAAGGGTGATTTTGTGGTAATGATTGGGGAGACTGGTAGTGGTAAAAGTACTTTGTTAAAACAGTTATTGCCAATAGCTGACGGTAAGAGTTCTGGTAATATTGAAACTGAATTGTTACGTGACACTAATCATTTTGCTTATGTTTCACAATTTGTGGATAATCAGTTGATTATGGAAACACCTAGGGATGAATTAAAGTTTATCCTCGATAATCAAGGTCAATCTGACAATGAAAGTAGTTTGAGAATCGCTGAAATTGCTAGTTTTTTGGGAATAATTAATTTGTTGGATGAACCAGTTAAGAATCTATCTGGCGGTCAAAAGCAATTGATCAATTTAGCCAGTGCCTTGATTTTGAAACCACAAGTTTTACTCTTAGATGAACCTACTTCTCAGCTTGATCCAATTGCAGCCGAGAAGTTATTGCAAATGGTTCATAAAGTTAATGTTGAGTTTGATATGACAATTATTTTAGTGGAACATAAACTAGATCAAGTAATACAGTATGCGAATCGTTTAGTCATCATGGAAGCAAGTCACTTGATTGTTGATCAGAATATCAATGAAGCATTGCTAACCATTTTTGGCAATCCTCGTTATAGAAATTATTTAACGCAAGCGGATCGGTTATTTTTGGAATTGCATTTACCAGAACGAGTTTCTTTGCCTCTAAATAATAAAAAATTAGGTGCAATTATCCATCGTCATCAAACTGAATTGAAATTTAGAGATAGTGATGTTCCGATTCAGAGTGACAACGAATTATTTTCAGTGAATCGATTGAATTTTCGCTTTAATTACAATGGCAACAACATTGTTGATAATGTCAGCTTTAAGTTGATGAAGGGATTATCTTATTGTGTAGTTGGTCCCAATGGCATGGGAAAGACGACGTTACTCAAAGTCATTACGCAACAATTGCAAAAGCAATCTGGTCAAATTTTGTTCGCTGGAAAAAAAATAACTAAAGATTTTTATCGTAATGTATTTGTATTACCACAAGATCCAGCAACTTTGTTTGTTAAAGATACAGTCGTAAAGGAATTAGAATTTCAAATTGAATTGAGCCAGAGCCAGCAAAAAGTGGCGGACGTTTTAGAAGCCTTTTCTTTAGAAGGATTGGAAAACGTCAGCCCTTATGACCTAAGCGGTGGTCAGCAAGAATTTTTGGCGTTAGCCTTGGGATTTATTAAGAATCCACAAATTTTGTTCTTAGATGAGCCGACAAAGGGCCTAGATCCCAATAAACGAATGGAGTTGGGCCGACGTCTCAAAGATTTTCAAGAAAAAGGTGGCACAGTTTTTGTCAATAGTCACGATTTATTATTTGCGGCTCAGTACTTTGATCAAGTGGCATTGATGTTTAGTGGCAAGTTAAGTGAGTTCAATAGTCCACAGATGTTTTTTAGTCACAGATTTTTTTATACAACAGAAATAAATAAAGCTTTGAGAGATATTTTCCCCAAAGCTTTAACATGGAAGGATATTGAACGATTTGAATCGTAA
- a CDS encoding ECF transporter S component: MNDLNRKSTILLVLSLLVLVLMAVFSSRNYLLFSFGFLIVTLGVYFWKFEKSQHNSKEIVFIAIICALAVVGRIIFAALPSVKPELFILIMGAVVSGPETGFLMGTIIALTSNMYFGQGVWTPWQMFALGVIGLVSGLMGNDVPKWLLVVWGFFSGFLMGWIMDIYYIIGYVDPITIKSIFTSILASFYFDFVHALFTAVLLLFVGKRWIKLFNNYKKKYDLF; the protein is encoded by the coding sequence TTGAACGATTTGAATCGTAAATCAACAATTTTATTAGTATTATCACTGTTAGTTTTAGTTTTGATGGCCGTTTTTTCTAGTCGAAACTATTTATTATTCTCATTTGGATTTTTAATTGTGACTCTGGGAGTTTATTTTTGGAAATTTGAGAAGTCACAACACAATTCTAAGGAGATAGTTTTTATTGCTATTATTTGTGCTTTAGCAGTTGTCGGTAGAATAATTTTTGCGGCCTTGCCATCTGTAAAGCCAGAATTGTTTATTTTAATTATGGGAGCAGTCGTTAGTGGTCCAGAGACTGGCTTTTTAATGGGAACAATCATTGCTTTGACATCTAATATGTATTTTGGACAAGGTGTTTGGACGCCATGGCAGATGTTTGCGTTAGGTGTGATTGGTCTAGTTTCAGGTTTAATGGGTAACGATGTTCCTAAGTGGCTCTTGGTTGTTTGGGGCTTTTTCAGTGGCTTTTTGATGGGCTGGATCATGGATATTTATTACATTATCGGTTATGTTGATCCAATTACAATTAAGAGTATTTTTACTTCAATTTTAGCTAGTTTTTATTTTGATTTCGTTCACGCCTTGTTTACTGCCGTATTGTTATTGTTCGTGGGTAAACGGTGGATAAAGTTATTCAACAACTATAAGAAAAAGTATGATTTATTTTGA
- a CDS encoding DUF4430 domain-containing protein, producing the protein MKRIAAFLATLLMLLGVFAPAAATPVQAKSTKNIKVTYVLKKNKKQIAKKTLTLKKNTTVSKGLKKAWKVTDKDGFITKIDGHKQNTKKKIYWTFTVNKKQVNVSADKKKLHNKDKVEFKLSKYNG; encoded by the coding sequence ATGAAAAGAATTGCTGCATTTTTAGCTACATTATTGATGCTACTCGGAGTATTCGCTCCAGCCGCTGCAACACCTGTTCAAGCTAAGTCAACTAAGAATATCAAGGTAACTTACGTCTTGAAGAAGAACAAGAAACAAATCGCCAAGAAAACTCTAACTTTAAAGAAAAATACCACTGTTTCTAAAGGGTTGAAAAAAGCCTGGAAAGTTACTGATAAAGATGGCTTCATCACAAAGATCGATGGTCACAAACAAAATACTAAGAAAAAAATTTACTGGACTTTTACCGTCAACAAGAAACAAGTTAATGTTTCAGCTGACAAGAAGAAATTACATAACAAAGACAAAGTCGAATTCAAGCTTTCAAAATATAATGGCTAA
- a CDS encoding cob(I)yrinic acid a,c-diamide adenosyltransferase has translation MKIYTRTGDKGKTRIIGNDVLYKSAQRIDSYGTVDELNSLVGVVIANLSDKTEVLKDELLEIQQLLFDCGTDLAVSPTDKKHDFIFKDDNGSVDWLEKKIDDYSAKVPVTKKFILPGGSKTAANLHLARTVTRRAEREIVALMQEEPINEFVLKFINRLSDYFFAAARYSNVLDGVEDIQYRNSKPVFR, from the coding sequence ATGAAAATCTATACTAGAACTGGTGACAAAGGAAAAACTAGAATTATTGGCAATGATGTTTTATATAAGTCGGCTCAACGAATTGATTCATATGGAACAGTTGATGAATTAAATTCATTGGTTGGGGTAGTGATTGCTAATTTATCTGATAAAACAGAAGTTTTAAAAGATGAATTATTAGAGATTCAACAATTATTATTTGACTGTGGCACCGATTTGGCCGTTTCACCAACGGATAAAAAACATGATTTTATTTTTAAGGATGACAATGGTTCAGTCGATTGGCTTGAAAAAAAGATTGATGATTATTCAGCTAAAGTGCCAGTAACTAAGAAATTTATCTTACCTGGTGGTTCAAAAACTGCGGCCAATTTACATCTAGCTAGAACTGTTACTCGTCGTGCCGAAAGAGAAATCGTGGCTTTGATGCAAGAAGAACCAATCAATGAATTTGTTTTAAAATTCATTAATCGCTTGTCAGATTATTTCTTTGCGGCAGCACGTTATAGCAATGTTCTTGATGGTGTTGAAGATATTCAATATCGTAATAGTAAACCCGTTTTTAGATAG
- a CDS encoding MIP/aquaporin family protein, whose amino-acid sequence MNDSLTLQLVGEFVGTLILILLGDGVVAAVTLKKSKAEGSGWIAIALGWGLAVTLGVYCSAFLSPAHLNPAVTLGMAIAGVFPWSSVIPYMIAQTLGGIVGAIIVWLNYYPHWEETEDSSAILGVFATGPAIRNYFFNFLSEFIGTFVLVFALLAFTRGKFTEGLNPIVVGLLITAIGFSLGGTTGYAINPARDLGPRIAHQILPIANKGDSDWAYSWVPIFGPLAGGAVGAFLYLLIP is encoded by the coding sequence ATGAATGATAGTTTAACCTTACAGCTAGTAGGGGAATTCGTTGGTACATTAATTTTGATCTTACTTGGTGACGGAGTTGTCGCCGCAGTTACTTTGAAAAAATCTAAGGCCGAAGGTTCTGGTTGGATTGCCATTGCTCTTGGTTGGGGACTTGCAGTAACTTTGGGGGTTTACTGTTCAGCCTTTTTAAGTCCAGCTCATTTGAATCCAGCAGTTACGTTAGGTATGGCCATTGCTGGAGTCTTCCCTTGGTCTAGCGTCATTCCTTATATGATTGCTCAAACCTTAGGTGGTATCGTTGGTGCCATTATTGTTTGGCTCAACTACTATCCACATTGGGAAGAAACCGAAGATTCTAGTGCAATCTTGGGTGTTTTTGCAACTGGACCTGCCATTAGAAATTACTTCTTTAACTTTTTAAGTGAATTCATTGGTACATTTGTCTTAGTTTTCGCACTATTAGCCTTTACACGTGGTAAATTTACTGAAGGATTAAATCCTATTGTTGTCGGACTATTGATTACAGCTATTGGTTTCTCACTTGGTGGAACAACTGGTTATGCGATTAATCCAGCCCGTGATCTTGGACCAAGAATTGCCCACCAAATTCTACCAATTGCCAATAAAGGCGATTCCGATTGGGCTTACAGTTGGGTTCCTATTTTCGGACCTCTAGCTGGTGGTGCTGTTGGTGCATTCTTATATTTACTAATTCCGTAA